One Leptospira bourretii DNA segment encodes these proteins:
- a CDS encoding NUDIX domain-containing protein, translated as MSNHGFFQITQKLFLRDGNQLLVLRDRKSGHGDLPGGRMNEDEFFSDWTESIFREINEELGDQIKIDVNPEPIFIHKHRVNEGNFPCVIIAYSAKLLEGKIQLSDEHDYMDWVDITKFNPSNLFSEYMLDAVQLYLKKYA; from the coding sequence GTGAGCAACCACGGTTTTTTTCAAATTACTCAAAAGTTGTTTCTTCGAGATGGAAACCAATTATTAGTTCTGCGCGATAGAAAGTCTGGCCATGGAGATTTACCTGGTGGTCGTATGAACGAAGATGAATTTTTTTCGGATTGGACCGAAAGTATATTTCGAGAAATAAATGAAGAATTAGGCGATCAAATTAAAATTGATGTAAATCCTGAACCCATTTTTATACATAAACATAGGGTAAATGAAGGAAATTTCCCTTGTGTCATCATTGCCTATTCTGCCAAACTATTGGAAGGAAAAATTCAGTTATCTGATGAACATGACTATATGGACTGGGTTGATATAACAAAGTTTAATCCTTCCAATCTTTTTTCGGAGTATATGTTGGATGCAGTCCAACTTTATTTAAAAAAATATGCATAA
- a CDS encoding hydrolase, carbon-nitrogen family protein → MHNLYVPPYKILIFIVLFGFGFFSASILKDDQTALPKFDIPTPDLSFDFKFDFNFSKPEADEEISKPVKTWTDVNLQTNGVDRKYGNLVGIQLVLKPEDFVKEEWWRERIDETLNKGKSSGIFDRKTIVILPEHTGTGLVFLDEKSRFLNADSFDLALKTKGENFSSSDLFYLKAEKMAEVYVRTFSELAKQYNVPILAGTIILPNPKIVKGSLVLDSKGPLYNVAIPFSADGKLMEPLVKKTLLTEEESTILSPGEVKQDRVWVVPGWKVAIFIGQEVFDANLYNRLVGKPIDGLISPSSSYPDMKWQSYNLEDSNVWKQEGLAKYIKSTKAQDLVQVFLGGQLYGKNWNGKTFNLRDFSNEDQVGSVETPTILNLYF, encoded by the coding sequence ATGCATAATTTATATGTTCCCCCATACAAAATTCTCATTTTTATCGTTTTATTTGGTTTTGGTTTTTTCTCAGCATCCATTCTAAAAGATGATCAAACAGCCTTACCTAAATTTGATATACCTACTCCAGACTTAAGTTTTGATTTTAAATTCGATTTTAATTTTAGCAAACCTGAAGCAGATGAAGAAATTTCAAAACCTGTTAAAACTTGGACCGATGTGAATCTTCAAACCAATGGTGTTGATAGAAAGTACGGGAACCTAGTAGGAATTCAACTGGTTCTAAAACCGGAAGACTTTGTAAAAGAAGAATGGTGGCGTGAACGAATTGACGAAACATTGAACAAGGGTAAATCTTCTGGAATTTTTGATCGTAAGACGATTGTGATTCTTCCTGAACATACTGGTACAGGATTAGTGTTTTTAGATGAAAAATCCAGATTTTTAAATGCAGACTCTTTTGATTTGGCTTTGAAAACAAAAGGGGAAAATTTTTCAAGTTCTGATTTATTTTATTTAAAAGCCGAAAAAATGGCTGAAGTTTATGTTCGAACTTTTTCTGAATTAGCGAAACAGTACAATGTTCCTATCTTAGCTGGTACGATCATTTTACCAAACCCAAAGATTGTAAAGGGTAGTCTTGTTCTCGATTCCAAAGGGCCACTTTATAATGTAGCCATTCCTTTTTCCGCTGATGGAAAATTAATGGAACCTCTTGTTAAAAAAACTTTATTAACGGAAGAAGAATCAACTATTCTTTCTCCTGGCGAAGTTAAACAAGATCGCGTTTGGGTTGTTCCAGGTTGGAAGGTTGCAATCTTCATTGGGCAAGAAGTGTTTGATGCAAATCTTTATAACCGACTAGTAGGAAAACCCATTGATGGTTTGATTTCACCTTCCTCCTCTTATCCCGATATGAAATGGCAATCTTATAATTTAGAAGATTCTAATGTATGGAAACAGGAAGGTTTGGCAAAATACATAAAATCAACTAAGGCACAAGACCTTGTACAAGTGTTTCTTGGTGGGCAGTTATATGGAAAAAATTGGAATGGGAAAACGTTTAATCTTCGCGACTTTTCCAATGAAGATCAGGTGGGATCGGTAGAAACGCCAACGATCTTAAATTTGTACTTTTAA